From the genome of Nitrospiria bacterium:
TTCCGGACCGTCTCGGCGCCCCCGCCGGCGGCGGGCCGGCCGGTCGCCTCGGCGAAAACGAAATAGTCGCAGAAGTTGGCCTTCGCTTTATCGGCCACCCACTCGGCCTGGGTCTCGCGGCATTGGTTGTGAACCGTCCGGTCGTGAAACCGGCAGTTCCTGCAACAATGAAGATCGACGCGACAGTTCGGGCAGACCGCCGTCCGTGAAAGCGGCTTCCCGACCGCAACCGGCCTCCGGCAGGCATGGCATACCGTCATGGAGAAAATGATACGGGAAAGGCCGAAAAACCGCAAGCGTTTTTTCGGTCCGCGGCGCATTCCTTCATTGATTTATCGAGCCAGAATTGGTATGATCCGGCCATCGTTCTCCCCTTCCGCCGACTGAACCGAGACCGAGGTTCCCGTGGCCGAATCGAAAACCAAAACGACGCGCAAACCCGGCGCCGGAAGACGGCGCAAGAAACCGGGCGGCGTTTCGACGGGACTTTCCGCGCCCGACCTGCTGGCCGCCGCGCCGCCGGCGAACGTCGCCGAGCTGCACCGGCTTATCGAGGCCGACGGCGGGAAAACGCTCGCGACCTATCGCGAACCCTACGGCGGAAACTGGCTGGCGCTGGCCGCGCTGCCGATCGAGAGCGTCGAGCCGACGCCCTACCAGCGGAACCTCTCCGAGACGCATGTCCGGAAACTGGAGAACGTCATCGGAAAGATCGGCCGCTTCCTCGACCCGATCATCGCGGTCCGGAACGATGCCGGCGGGACGGTGAAGTACTGGACGCCGAACGGCCATCACCGGCTCTCGGCGATGCGGACGCTCGGCGCGAAGAGCATCGTCGCGATCGTCGTGCCGGAGCCCAAGGCGGCCTACCAGATCCTCGCGCTCAACACCGAGAAGGCGCACAACCTTCGCGAGAAATCGCTGGAGGTCGTCCGGATGTACAAGGAACTGGCCCGATTCGACGACATTCACGAGGAGGCCTACGCGCTCGAATTCGAAGAGCCGGGCTTCATCACGCTGGGTTTCTGCTACGAAGACCGGCCGCGCTTCTCGGGCGGCGCGTACAACCCGATCCTCCGGCGGGTGGAACAGTTCTTGACGAAACCGATCCGCGAGGCGATGGAGATTCGGAAGGACCGCGCGACGCGGTTGCTCGCGCTGGACGACGCGGTGACGAAGCAGGTCGAGGCCCTGAAATCCCGGGGCCTGGCCAGCCCGTATCTCAAAAGCTTCGTCGTCGCGCGGATCAACCCGATCCGCTTCCGGCCCAAGGACGCCGAGCCGCTCGGCTTCGATGAAGTGATCGACCGCATGACCAAGACCGTCGTCAAATTCGAGCCCTCGAAGATCACCATGGACGACCTCGCCCGCTCCGGCAGCACGGGGGATGAATCCGAATGAACGAAATGAACGATACGATGCGATGAGCTCCCCGCCCCGCTTGAACCTGCCCCTATGGGCGGGCATGGTCGGCGCCGCCGGACTGGCCTGGCTGCTTTACGAAATCTTCCGGCCGCTCTTCGCGCCCGTGATCTGGGCGATGATCATCACCCACCTCTTCTGGCCGGTCCATCGGCGCTTGATCCGTCGGATCCCCCGCTGGCCGAACTTCGAGGCCGGTCTGGTCTCCGTCATCGCGGTGTGCATCCTCGTTCTCCCGGGGCTCGTGCTGTCGTCGCTCGTGGTGAGCGACGCCGTGGCCGTCTACCGCCGCCTGGAGTCCGAGATTCAAAGCGGCCAGGCGACCTGGTTGACCGCGCTTCAGTCGCATCCGGCCGTCCTTTGGATGCTCGACTGGGTTCGCCGACAGCAGTCCGCCCCGGACCGGAACCTCCAAGCGACCCTTCTCAGCAACGCTAGGGAGGCCAGCCTCTTTCTCGCGTCGCAGCTCTCCAGCATTCTGGGGAACGTCGTCTCGTTTTTGCTCCACACGGGCGTCAGCCTCTTTACGGCGTTCTTCCTGTTTCGAAACGGGGCCGGCTGGCTGGGCTGGGCGCGACAGATCACGCCGATCAAACACGAGATCCAGGAATTGGTCCTGGGCCAGGTCGATCAGACCGTCAAGGCGATTCTGTACGGCAACATCATCGTGGCGATCGCCCAGGGTTTCCTCGGCGGCGTCGGGTTCTGGATCGCCGGCATCCCCTCGGCCGTGATGTGGGCCGCCGTGATGGGCTTCCTTTCGCTGATTCCGATCGTGGGGTCGTTCCTGGTCTGGCTTCCGGCGGCGCTCATCCTCCTGCTCCAGGGGGATGCGCCCCATGGGATTTTTCTCGCGGTGTGGGGCGCGGTGATCGTCGGCCTGTCGGACCACCTGCTCCGTCCCCTGATCATCGGATCCCGGACGCGTCTTTCGACCTTCATGATCTTCATCAGCCTGCTCGGCGGCGTGCAGGCCTTCGGAATGCTGGGAATCGTGCTCGGTCCCATGGTCGTCGTGATCACGCTCGCGCTGCTCGAAGCCTACGAGCAGTCTCTAAAAGTCGAACTCCCGACGGGATCGTAATCGTAAAGAGACGAATGATCTTCATGTTTACGGAGGCACGCGCATGAATCGAAACCTGAGCCGACGGGAAGCGCTCGGCCTGATGGGCGCCGCGGCCGCGCTGCTGGCGGGTTGCGGACCCGGGTCGTCAAGTCCACGATGGCTGAGGAGGTTGTGGTCCCGAAACACGGCCGTGACGGCGAAACCGCCCTGTATCGTCAGGCCGGAGCAGACGGAGGGTCCTTATTTCGTGGACGAGCGGATCAACCGTTCCGACATCCGGTCGGACCCCTCGGACGGTTCGGTGAAGGAAGGCCTTCCGCTCCGGCTGGCGCTTCGCGTCCATGAAATCCGCGGAGAGGACTGCGCGCCGATCCCCGGCGCCATGGTCGATGTCTGGCACTGCGACGCGCTCGGCGTTTATGGGGACGTTCGGGACCGGTCCTTCGACACGCGGGGGAAGAAGTTCCTGCGCGGCTATCAGATCACCGACGCCGACGGGACGGCCCGCTTTCTGACGATCTATCCCGGTTGGTATCCAGGCCGCGCCGTCCATATCCATTTCAAGATCCGCACGAAACCCGAGTCCCGGCGGGGCTACGCGTTTACGTCGCAGATCTATTTCGACGACGCGCTCACCGACCGGATCCACTCGCAGGCTCCCTATGCCGCCAAGGGAGAAGGACGATTGAGGAATCAAGAAGACGGGATTTTTCAAGACGGGGGAGAGGAGCTGATCCTTCAGCCGGTCCAACAGCAGGAAGGCTACGCGGGAACCTTCGATATCGGGCTAGTACTGGGCTGAATCACCGGTGGCCAGGCCGCCTTATTTCTTACCAGTTGTCCAATGATCTTGGACTAAGAACATGTTTGTTTAATTTGTAATACAGATTCACCCCTCCCCCGCGCTGGCCGACGGATTGGGGCTTAATGTTAAATTAAGGTAATGCGTGAGTCGGAGATGAACGTCGTAACGGGCGGGCTTAGTTATATCGGCAAATACATCACGCGACGGCTTGTAGCAAATGAAAGGCAGGTCCGCATCTTAACGGGCCATTTAAACCGTCCAAATCCCTTTGGCAATCAAGTCTCGATTCTCCCCATCAACTTTGACAACGATCAGGAACTCATCAAAAATCTTCAAGGGGCCGAGACGCTTTATAACACCTACTGGGTGCGCTTTGATCATGGCAACGTCTCTTTTAATAAAGCGGTCGAGAATACGAAGCGTCTGATCAGGGCGGCCGAAGCCGCCGGCGTTCGGAAGCTCGTCCATCTGAGCGTCTCGAATCCATCTGAAGATTCGCCCTATCCCTATTTCCGAGGAAAAGCGATTCTGGAAAAGATCATCGCACAGTCCAAGCTACCCTACGCGATCATCCGGCCGACCTTGGTCTACGGCGGAGAAGAAGAAATCTTGGTTAGCAATATCACGTGGCTCCTCCGGCGTTTTCCGATATTCGCCGTCCCGTCACGTGGCACCTATCGCGTTCAG
Proteins encoded in this window:
- a CDS encoding intradiol ring-cleavage dioxygenase, with translation MNRNLSRREALGLMGAAAALLAGCGPGSSSPRWLRRLWSRNTAVTAKPPCIVRPEQTEGPYFVDERINRSDIRSDPSDGSVKEGLPLRLALRVHEIRGEDCAPIPGAMVDVWHCDALGVYGDVRDRSFDTRGKKFLRGYQITDADGTARFLTIYPGWYPGRAVHIHFKIRTKPESRRGYAFTSQIYFDDALTDRIHSQAPYAAKGEGRLRNQEDGIFQDGGEELILQPVQQQEGYAGTFDIGLVLG
- a CDS encoding AI-2E family transporter, coding for MSSPPRLNLPLWAGMVGAAGLAWLLYEIFRPLFAPVIWAMIITHLFWPVHRRLIRRIPRWPNFEAGLVSVIAVCILVLPGLVLSSLVVSDAVAVYRRLESEIQSGQATWLTALQSHPAVLWMLDWVRRQQSAPDRNLQATLLSNAREASLFLASQLSSILGNVVSFLLHTGVSLFTAFFLFRNGAGWLGWARQITPIKHEIQELVLGQVDQTVKAILYGNIIVAIAQGFLGGVGFWIAGIPSAVMWAAVMGFLSLIPIVGSFLVWLPAALILLLQGDAPHGIFLAVWGAVIVGLSDHLLRPLIIGSRTRLSTFMIFISLLGGVQAFGMLGIVLGPMVVVITLALLEAYEQSLKVELPTGS
- a CDS encoding NAD-dependent epimerase/dehydratase family protein; translation: MNVVTGGLSYIGKYITRRLVANERQVRILTGHLNRPNPFGNQVSILPINFDNDQELIKNLQGAETLYNTYWVRFDHGNVSFNKAVENTKRLIRAAEAAGVRKLVHLSVSNPSEDSPYPYFRGKAILEKIIAQSKLPYAIIRPTLVYGGEEEILVSNITWLLRRFPIFAVPSRGTYRVQPIFVDDLAEMAVNAVQNANNKIIDAADPETFTFEEMIRLIKNKIKSRSILFHASPGLSLFLLKIVGIMMNDVVLTPDELGALMDNLLVSKNPPAGKTRLSDWLDRNGDKLDRRYANEMIRHFR
- a CDS encoding ParB N-terminal domain-containing protein codes for the protein MAESKTKTTRKPGAGRRRKKPGGVSTGLSAPDLLAAAPPANVAELHRLIEADGGKTLATYREPYGGNWLALAALPIESVEPTPYQRNLSETHVRKLENVIGKIGRFLDPIIAVRNDAGGTVKYWTPNGHHRLSAMRTLGAKSIVAIVVPEPKAAYQILALNTEKAHNLREKSLEVVRMYKELARFDDIHEEAYALEFEEPGFITLGFCYEDRPRFSGGAYNPILRRVEQFLTKPIREAMEIRKDRATRLLALDDAVTKQVEALKSRGLASPYLKSFVVARINPIRFRPKDAEPLGFDEVIDRMTKTVVKFEPSKITMDDLARSGSTGDESE